The window GTGGTCGCGCGGACCCTTcaggctgctgcagcagcgcagggaAAGACAGGCGATGAGGCCGAGGACTGTGAAGACCAgggaagcggcgccgcaaAACTGATCAGGGTGGAGGCaggcgctggcggtgtgAAGTCAGTCCCCAGTGCACCTGAGGCTGCCGATGGTAacgcagcatcagcagccaaGGGGAGTCATgaggccgctgcggcggctgcgaatGACGACGCTATCCCAACAGACAAGGTTGTGAGCTGCTACCCCGCCAGCCCCTATGGCAAGCTGTACTTCCAGGTCGAGACGGACGGTGCGACGCGGCATGAGTCTGTCGGCATTGTCATCATTGATACGGAGTTGCTGGGTGTCATGATGTACGACCGTGTGGGGCGGCAGTACGGCAACCGGCCCGACCCTGGTTACCCGATCAAGCAGGAGGAAGTCGACAACGCCAAGGCCGGCAGCACCTTGAAGGTGGGCACAAAGCACGTGCTGCTCATAACGGCTCTCACAGAAGAAGCGTTCCGTAGTGGCGAGTTCTTCTTGCGCTCCGAGCACGACCTCCGCGTGAGGGAGGACAAGGCCAAGGCCAAGGCcgacgccgcggccgccgaggaggcgaaggcgcgGAAGCCCGAGATGAGCTTTGGCATCTCGCTCGGCAACAACAGTGCCTTTGCCTCCATCCTCTTCCGCCGTCGCCCCAAGGATGGAGAAACAGGCTTCGTCGTCCCTGTGGCCGGCCGACCAAAGATGGGTAAGAACGGCATCATCATGAACGAGCTGCGCCCGCTGCACGACCCGGACCGCgagaaggcggtggtgctgttccGCGCCGACTACAAGCGTGACCTGCATGGCCGTCGACAAGTCTCCGTCGTAGTAGACCCGATAATTGGCGACAAGCTGCGGCCACACCAAATCATCGGTGTGAAGTTCCTCTTCGACTGCATCACAGGTGAGCGCATGCTCGGCTACCACGGCGCCATTCTGGCCGATGAGATGGGCCTGGGGAAAACGATACAGACGGTGGCCACCATCTACACATGCTTGAAGCAAGGCAAGCACGGCCAGCCGACAGCCCGCAAGTGCCTCGTCGTGACACCGTCCTCGCTGGTAAAGAACTGGTGCAATGAGTTTGACAAGTGGTTGGGCGAGGGGACCGTAAAACATTTTGCCATCTCCGAGTCGACCCCGAAGGGCGACCGCATCATTTCCCGCttcgacggcgacggcgacgtccTCGTCATCTCGTACGATCAGCTGCGCAAATACATCGACCGTCTCTCGGGACTGCGCTTTGTCGAGCTGGTCGTCTGCGACGAGGGCCACCGCCTCAAGAACGCGGAGGTGAAGACGACCAAGGCAGTGGACATGCTGCCGACGCGCAATCGCATCATCCTCTCCGGTACCCCCATCCAGAACGATCTATCCGAGTTTCACGCCATGGTCAATTTTGTCAACCCCGGTATCCTCGGCAATCAAGACCTCTTCACACGCGTCTTCGAGGAGCCCGTCTCTCTCGGCCGTGATCCGGACTGCCCAGACCATCTCAAGTCGCTTGGCCGCGATCGCGCGCATTACCTCTCGATGCTGACGCAGCGCTTTATCCTCCGTCGCACGCAGTCCATCAATGAGTCGTACCTGCCGCCCAAGGTGGACGTCACAGTCTTTGTGCGGCTGGGAGCAAAGCAGGAGCAGGCCTACCAGAAGCTGGCCGATATTGTCGAGTCTGCGGAGTGCACACCGCTGGTGCTCATTTCCGCCCTGCGGAAGCTTTGTAACCACATGGATCTCTTCCACGACGCGGTTCACCTGTCCCATCAGGTTGGCAATGGCATCGGTGCATcggcgcagcaacagcagactggacgccgccgcggccgcagcagcgcagcagatGAGCCACAGGGCAtccccttctctgtgctgccCAAGGGGTTCAAGCCGGGTAGCTTGAGTATGGACTACGGCAGTAAGATGCACTTTGTCTCCCTCGTGCTCAATGAGCTTCGAGAAAACGGCGAACACGACAAGCTCGTGATCGTGTCGAACTTCACACAAACGCTCGACATCATTGCGGCGCTGTGCAACTCGAAGAGGATCGCGTACTTCCAGCTTGATGGCAGCACGCCCATCAAGAAACGTCAGCAGCTGGTGGACTACTTCAACGTACCCGACTCACAGGAAGTTGTATTTCTGCTTTCCTCGAAGGCCGGCGGTGTCGGGCTGAACCTGATCGGCGCCAACCGGCTGATTCTCTTCGACCCCGACTGGAATCCCGCAAACGATGCGCAGGCTATGGGCCGCGTCTGGCGCGATGGCCAGAAGAAGCGGGTCTTCATCTACCGCTTGCTCAGCACCGGCACTATCGAGGAAAAAATCTACCAGCGGCAGGTGAGCAAGCAAGGCTTGTCGGCGAACGTGGTAGACATGCAGGAAGACTCAAAACAGCACTTCACACTGGAGGAGCTCAAGTCCCTCTTCAAGTACAAAGTCGACACGCTATGCGACACCCACGATCTGCTCGGTTGCACATCCTGCGAGGCAGCCGAGCCCTTGGCCACGAGCGACCGCAGGAGTCGCGGCAagcaggcggaggagctCAAGATGCAGTTCCGCAAGGTGGGGCAGCCAAAGAAAAAGTGCGGTCCACGCATGGACGAGTTAAAGGCGTGGCGCCATATCAGCTCTGTGGCCTCTTTCAACCTTGACAGCGTCACCCGCGCCGTGGCAAGGCacgcgccgtcgctgctgtccttcctcttcgctgaCGAGCGTGACAACACCAAGATGCCCGGACCCGTGGTGTCGACCCGCGTGAAGGTCGACAGGCCCGCCttcgaagacgacgaggacacGATCACGTGCGCCAGCCAGGCCGCcatacagcagcaggagagcgAAATGGAGATTGAGGTaatcgacgacgacgatgaggaagaggccgAGTTTGACTTTtccgagaaagagagtgacTAGCTACGCTaactctctcctttgttgAGAACGGTGACCAAGGCAGACACAGCCAATAAAGGTCTCGCCTACGAGTAAAgaagtgcgtgtgtgttatTCAGCAGTTCTTGCAGCGAGTCCCCCatttccttccttccttccaGCGCTTCTCCAaatctcttcctctcctgcgTTATCAGTCGTGTTGCGTCTACTCCCCTCCTTCTGTCCTCCTGCCTCAGGACGTTCAAGCACTGCACGGCGCGGCGAGATCAACGGGGATCATCACGTTTTCATGCTCCAAGTAGAATCGAGAACCTGAaagcagagggggggaggacacGCACCTAAGCACGGTGTCACAGTCCAGTGaccccccactctgtgtgaAGAACCTAAGCAAcacctaccccccccctccgcccaTGCCGAATAACTTCTGGGGGTGGCAAGGTCACCTACCTACGacgtgagaggaggagggttaGAGCGGTGTATCGCTCCTGATGTCGGTAGTCAGGCCGTGGATGGCACTACGTCGGAGCGGCCGGCGCCAGCGAGCACGTCTGTACCCCCCACgtggtgggcagagtgtccGCGGGGCTCGAGCGGGTGTCCCTAGTGCTGCAAAGCAGCAGGCCATCGGGCCTTTCACAGCGCCGAGTGGGGAAATTCCAGTAGAGTTGGACTtgacctgctgctgctcaatgGCAGAATGAGCGGAGATGTTGGAGCACTCCGATGGCTTTCTCTTATGCGCCACCCcgccgctttctctcttgatcatttctgcctctctctcttcctctctccgtcgGTCGGCCGCTTCCTCACTGACTCGCAGAGTTGCCTcttgtcccccctccccccttcctccccctcctcgctttTACTTGCCAGGAAGTTTTTTTCGCCATATTCATCGAAGCAACACAAACGTTTGTTTTTGGTCTTCTAGATTTATCAGGTATTACGTCCAGTGCGCTacacacgccccccccccaccggCACTCACCCACCTCGTCGTGCTCGACCGCTTCGCTTTATTTCGTTTCCAGCACAATTTCGCTCAAGACGTCAGTACGAGCAGCAAGCGAGAATGTCCCTCCAAAAGAATCAGCAGACCAGCATGACGCTGCTTGCGTATTCGCAAGGTGCGAACGTCCTGACGAACCGCTACCTGAACCGCGGGACCGCCTTCACAACAGAGCAGCGTAAGCAACTCGGTATCCTTGGTGCCCTGCCGCCCACTGTCGAGACCCTTGAGGAGCAAGTGGAGCGTGCCTGGACGCAGCTGTGCCGCTACGAGAAGCCCATCAACCGCTACCATCACATGGTCAACATCCATGCGACGAACACGACGCTCTACTATGCCCTCGTGCTCGCCCAcatcgaggcgctgctccccATCATCTACACTCCGACCATCGGTGAGGCTTGCCAGAACTTCAGCAACCATTGGTTACGTGAGCGCGGCATGTACCTCAGCAAGCACCTCAAGGGCCGCTTCGCTGAGGTGATGAAAGAATCGCTGTATGACAACGTCGATGTCATCGTCATCACCGACGGCTCCCGCATTCTCGGCCTGGGCGACCTCGGCGCTAACGGCATCGGCATCAGCATCGGCAAGTGCTCCCTGTACGTTGCCGGCGCTGGCATGCACCCGACCCGCGTGCTGCCGGTCGTCCTGGACGTCGGCACTAACACGCAGCACTACCTGAGCGACCGCGAGTACCTCGGCACCCGCGAGAAGCGCCTCGATGATGACCAGTTCAACAGCCTGCTGGACGAGTTCATGGAAGCTGTGAAGTCCACTTGGCCCTCTGCCGTGGTGCAGTTTGAAGACTTCAGCAACAACCACTGCTTCGACATGCTGGAGCGATACCAGAGGAAGTACCGCTGCTTCAACGACGACATCCAgggcaccggcgccgtcatcgccgctggCTTCCTGAACGCCGTCAAGAAGTCAGGCCTCGGCccgctggagcagcgcatcgtcgTCTTCGGCGCCGGGGCTGCCGCGGTCGGCGTGGCCAAGAACATCGCCCAGCTGGCCTCTCGTTTGTACAATGTGGACATCGCTGAGGTGCTGAAGACCTTCTACCTGGTCGACACGAAGGGCTTGGTGTGTGACACCCGCGGCGACAAGCTGGCAGAGCACAAGCTACTGTTCTCACGCAAGGACGTCTCTGCCGAGTCCAGCCAAAATCTGAAGTTGCTCGAGGATGTCGTGAAGTTTGTGAAGCCGACAGCCTTGCTTGGTCTGGGCGGTGTTGGTCCTGTGTTTACGGAGGAGATAGTGAAGAGTGTCGCCGCCAACGCAGCCCGCCCGATTATCTTCCCTCTGTCGAATCCTACAAGCAAGTCGGAGGTGATGCCGGAGGATGCGTACCGCTGGACCAACGGAGCAGCCATCATCGCCTCTGGCAGCCCCTTTCCGGCTTCCACCATCAACGGCAAGACCATCAAGCCGTCGCAGGGCAACAACCTGTACGTCTTCCCTGGCGTCGGCCTCGGCTGCGCGCTGGTCCAGCCGTCCTATATCCCGGATGACCTCCTGGTGGCCGCCTCAGCATGCCTGAACCTCCTCACGACGCCGGAGCAGATggaggcagagcagctgtACCCCCCACTGGATGACATTCACAACATCTCTGCCCACATTGCCACTGAGGTGATcatggaggcgcagcgcctcggcatCGACGGAAACAAAAACCTGCCGCGCGAGAAGGAGGCTATTCTGGCGGTTGTGAAGGCGTCTCAGTGGGTGCCGCACTACCCGGCTGAACTGCAAGTTTGCCTTCGGTGAAGAACGGCGGCTGGGCGAGTACGCCGTGAGCCACTAGCGCTCagggaaggcggtggcgtaGTTTTCCTGTGCTCTCTGTCACTGGGTAGTTGTatttgtgcgcgtgcctgtaCATCAAACCTTCAGCAGACTGAGGCTCTCGTCCCCTCTCCGCGCCCCTCACACGACCTCACCTCCCCATCAGCACTATCCATCAGGTGTGAGTCCCTCCAGcgcctttttcctttgcgtGCCTCTatgctggcgctgccgttTCCGCAGATAATGGGGTACACCTGCAGTCTATCCTCTCGTTACCTTTGCGTGCCTCTATCGTTCTCTTCGATGTTAGTTAGATTTTGTATTTCTTCACTTACGACAGCGACGCATGGACGCGTGTGCCTTCCTCCGACCACGGGGGGGGACACGCACCTAAGCACGGTGTCACAGTCCAGTGgccccccactctgtgtgaAGAACCTAAGCAACacctacccccccctccgcccaTGCCGAATAACTTCTGGGGGTGGCAAGGTCACCTACCTACGacgtgagaggaggagggttaGAGCGGTGTATCGCTCCTGATGTCGGTAGTCAGGCCGTGGATGGCACTACGTCGGAGCGGCCGGCGCCAGCGAGCACGTCTGTACCCCCCACgtggtgggcagagtgtccGCGGGGCTCGAGCGGGTGTCCCTAGTGCTGCAAAGCAGCAGGCCATCGGGCCTTTCACAGTGCCGAGTGGGGGAATCCCAGTGGAGTAGGACTGAGACTCTATAGCACAGAATGGACACGTTGCGAGGCTCTTCTGGGGTACTCTTGTCGAGTGCATGAGccgggaaaagaaagagtgaacagcagcagcagcagaaatAAACGTGAGTGCCTCCGCATCACTCTCAGCGTAATCGCCGCTCcttcgcagctgcagcagcgagccgACTTCTCGTTTGTTTGTTATTTTTTTACTAAtgtgtggcgcagcgcatAAGCGCCCACACGTACGTACAACGACAGTGGAGGGGCGACCAACAGGAGGGTACATCAGCCGCATCCGTttgctcctccctccctccccctcccccaccaaCAGAGGACACGCGCGCGGTAGGCGGAGCGACGGCCAACAACGCAATTAAACGCAATATCACAGAggacgcagcgaggcggaaaaaggggggagaaaaacgagatgtgcgctgcggctgggCCATCAGCGGGCGAAAAACAGTCCGCACCGGCTGAGGTGAAACAGACAAGTGAAGAAAGGGATGCCTCAGCAGGGggcgcctccgccacgcaTTCCTCACGCACTTCTACGCTTttcaccctccctccccctcccgtctGTCGCTGTCACCGACCCGCCGTCACGTAGTCGATGCGCCATCCGTGTCCCTTCACATAACCCTatgtgcgagagagagaaaaaaaacatgcAACTTGGTGAATAACGCAGTGACGGAGAACAAATCCGTTTGGTGCTGAAcagcgaaagaaagagggtcgaagaagggagaaaaggtGGGAACACCGAATCTActctgccgcttctgcgTGCGCCATCGAAGATCCGGCCTTTGCGTCTTGTCCTTCCCCcacaccatcaccatcaccaccaccctctctctctctctcgtggcTGAGGTACAGTGAATGGGTGTGAGCTTAGCGAATTAGGCGTGGGtggacccccccccctcacctcctcATGGCAGCGAAGTTGTGAGAAGTTTATAGGccttcctcttcacctcctctgtcGCCTTGCCTTCCttaccctccctcccttcacaCACGGATACGtgcacaccgacacgcacgcacagccacCCCCTCACGCCATTCGGATACCAGTCAAATCCCTTAAGTCTGCCGCATTGTCtctgtctttttctttcgtaactatcgtctctctctctctctctcgctggctCGCTggctcgtgtgcgtgcgttggcGACTGTCTTCtgccctccgcctcgtccCTCTCGGATAGACTTGGGACAGTCCGTGGCGTGATcagaggcacacagagagagagggacacgcacaccca is drawn from Leishmania panamensis strain MHOM/PA/94/PSC-1 chromosome 24 sequence and contains these coding sequences:
- a CDS encoding DNA repair and recombination protein RAD54, putative (TriTrypDB/GeneDB-style sysID: LpmP.24.0730), which codes for MRKSTAGSAVANGTFRPPTTSGEDKPAARKPSVHPLLPATSASAVPRFMTGWRTLSSGSCKAPGSGDSRNTNDSAADLPGPTVALVTSTGVRREVMYPTVTPHSAGSTANNDLLAHRLARRSQIDYHQPESASKAVVARTLQAAAAAQGKTGDEAEDCEDQGSGAAKLIRVEAGAGGVKSVPSAPEAADGNAASAAKGSHEAAAAAANDDAIPTDKVVSCYPASPYGKLYFQVETDGATRHESVGIVIIDTELLGVMMYDRVGRQYGNRPDPGYPIKQEEVDNAKAGSTLKVGTKHVLLITALTEEAFRSGEFFLRSEHDLRVREDKAKAKADAAAAEEAKARKPEMSFGISLGNNSAFASILFRRRPKDGETGFVVPVAGRPKMGKNGIIMNELRPLHDPDREKAVVLFRADYKRDLHGRRQVSVVVDPIIGDKLRPHQIIGVKFLFDCITGERMLGYHGAILADEMGLGKTIQTVATIYTCLKQGKHGQPTARKCLVVTPSSLVKNWCNEFDKWLGEGTVKHFAISESTPKGDRIISRFDGDGDVLVISYDQLRKYIDRLSGLRFVELVVCDEGHRLKNAEVKTTKAVDMLPTRNRIILSGTPIQNDLSEFHAMVNFVNPGILGNQDLFTRVFEEPVSLGRDPDCPDHLKSLGRDRAHYLSMLTQRFILRRTQSINESYLPPKVDVTVFVRLGAKQEQAYQKLADIVESAECTPLVLISALRKLCNHMDLFHDAVHLSHQVGNGIGASAQQQQTGRRRGRSSAADEPQGIPFSVLPKGFKPGSLSMDYGSKMHFVSLVLNELRENGEHDKLVIVSNFTQTLDIIAALCNSKRIAYFQLDGSTPIKKRQQLVDYFNVPDSQEVVFLLSSKAGGVGLNLIGANRLILFDPDWNPANDAQAMGRVWRDGQKKRVFIYRLLSTGTIEEKIYQRQVSKQGLSANVVDMQEDSKQHFTLEELKSLFKYKVDTLCDTHDLLGCTSCEAAEPLATSDRRSRGKQAEELKMQFRKVGQPKKKCGPRMDELKAWRHISSVASFNLDSVTRAVARHAPSLLSFLFADERDNTKMPGPVVSTRVKVDRPAFEDDEDTITCASQAAIQQQESEMEIEVIDDDDEEEAEFDFSEKESD
- a CDS encoding malic enzyme, putative (TriTrypDB/GeneDB-style sysID: LpmP.24.0740), giving the protein MSLQKNQQTSMTLLAYSQGANVLTNRYLNRGTAFTTEQRKQLGILGALPPTVETLEEQVERAWTQLCRYEKPINRYHHMVNIHATNTTLYYALVLAHIEALLPIIYTPTIGEACQNFSNHWLRERGMYLSKHLKGRFAEVMKESLYDNVDVIVITDGSRILGLGDLGANGIGISIGKCSLYVAGAGMHPTRVLPVVLDVGTNTQHYLSDREYLGTREKRLDDDQFNSLLDEFMEAVKSTWPSAVVQFEDFSNNHCFDMLERYQRKYRCFNDDIQGTGAVIAAGFLNAVKKSGLGPLEQRIVVFGAGAAAVGVAKNIAQLASRLYNVDIAEVLKTFYLVDTKGLVCDTRGDKLAEHKLLFSRKDVSAESSQNLKLLEDVVKFVKPTALLGLGGVGPVFTEEIVKSVAANAARPIIFPLSNPTSKSEVMPEDAYRWTNGAAIIASGSPFPASTINGKTIKPSQGNNLYVFPGVGLGCALVQPSYIPDDLLVAASACLNLLTTPEQMEAEQLYPPLDDIHNISAHIATEVIMEAQRLGIDGNKNLPREKEAILAVVKASQWVPHYPAELQVCLR